GCAGTGATGTACtgcatcaaaataaaacatgtttgcttaattactaattaatagcatgttttattttaatatagtaCATCACAAAGAGCTATCAtatctagttccatcaactaattattttagttattacagtattaatattattgttgttgtaatCATTATTGCtgtaaatgttattaaataattataacaactAAATTCagtaactaataataataacactcTTACGAATAAGAACTATGGTGACAgtatttctaaaacttttagaaatactGTCACCATAGTTCTTATTCGTAAgagtgttattattattagttcctaaatttatttacaaattaagaAAGTACTTGGAGACTTTATAGAGAAGAGGaggttttattttgtataattaaagttacttttagtaaaagtaactttaattatacaaaataagtcTCTTCTTCTCTATaactcaatgcaactaaggcatggtacacgtttttccgaacaaagttttttcaattacaatatatgtaagtttttttatcaaaaagtatgacatatttggtatgtatggaaagattattttaaccacTATTATAATCTGGTAAAAGTTATGCGACTATATAAAATCGTCAAGCGTAGTTTTCATTTAGAAAAGATGTAGTTTTCAACATAAAGTACCTTGGGGCTCGGCTATAGATAAGTTTAtggatttgattttttcataaaagcatGTTTTGgtgtttgttttcaatgaatgtAACTTGACATTTATCcatcaaaaaaagttatccATCAAAAACCATTTTATCCataaaaattgaagttattattttcaataccacACCTAAATGAGTATGTTTAACGATAATGTCACGTTAGATTCAGATAAACTATGgtagtgttaatttttctacaaaagttaatttttgtcTAAATAAACATAGCTTTTAGccccatttaaaaaactcttttcggtatttagtatcattttttaaaatactgggGGCTTAATCGgccatcttgaaaaaataatttattccattCAGAATgcgtaaacaattaaaaaacagaggcggcaaactttataaacaagttaCTTTCATTATCATACTCGTTTCGTTTTTATGTCAGTTGTAAACTTCAATTGacatttgatttcttttatctttgtaacaataatttaaaattaacataagttacatttaacttattgttatataaacaattatatctTTGAACACTAAAGTCGATAGAAATATCTATTATGGCTTCAGTAatgtataaatactttttgttgttaGCACAGCgcaaaatgaaatatatattacataattcaTTCCAACTACTTTTGAAtgtagcatatttttttaaatattttacgagtttgtttgttctatgccttagttgcattgagaAAGTCTCCAAGTACTTTCTTAATTTGTCTTACTTAAAAACGTCTGCAATCTTTTTCAAGCTACTTTGTCTGACTTTATTCAAAGCGGACAACTAACTCCAATGTAAGACAATCTACTCCGGAGTAAAATGTCCTACCGGACAGTTGACTCTGACGGACAGTTTTCTCCGTGACAGTatagtcataagaaatatatttattcttatgactatgatACGCGCATTCATAATGACACTTTCGTTAAATATAGctctttattgtttaaaagtgaAAGTTAAAGCGAAAGGAATTTTATGGAATTTTGTGCTAAAAGTACCACGCCGTATAAGAGTCAATTTCTCATAAGACGATTTTGTCCAACTAATGTTGCATGAAAGTAAAGTTTGGACtatctataaaattttaacaagtaTGTTAAATTTCATCATTAGGGATGTACAAAATAGATTTGGTTTTGCACGAATCtgctttttatatgtttttggaTATCATCAAGTAATGAGGCCCAATAATTTTTTCCACTCCGCTACCGTAACATAAATGTAACGACATCtgtgaattattattatttttgtaacaaattctatttttgtaatgaaatataCTGGGTACTATAACTACAGCCTACATGTTAAGTATATTAGCCAAATTTAacgacataaaaaatttaatttatgtgaAGATGTCTGCTCCGTTACTGACATTtgctaattatttattatttaaaagcaaaacaGTGTaagttacattttaaattaaagggAAAATCTTAGTATAGGGGAGATGGGGGCACCTTGATCCTTTTCAGGGTTTATGGTTGATTACTTGAAAACCATTGCATACAACACTAccatattcaatattttaaaaagaatatttatttctttattcaaATCAACAAGCTAATTTtggtataaataatatttagttagcTAAAACTCAACTTTTTAACATCACCTACAAAGGATCAAGGTGCCCCTTATGTGGGGCACCTTGATCTGCACTATGGGGCACTTTGATcctataaacagttttttacaaaatcaataaaatgttgGCAATAaagcataattaaaaacatagttCTACACATTTCTGCTGAGAGGTTCACATTTAAAGATTAGTGCAACAGTTTTTTCATCAGAAATCTTAAGAAATGTTTGCAAAAACTGAAAAATCAAAGTCGAAAATCAAATGTCGACCCAAACGAGCCGTGCCACCATGCTTCATTGGATCGGGAAGCTTGCAgacgatattttttttttttttttttttttttttttatttttttatttgccgtttgaaaaaaatttaaaatcttaatttataaaaacaaatatttacatgactggggcttgaagaagaaaaaattaatcttatcattaacccccccccccccaaaaaaaatgcatattcatcaaataaaatgttttaacaaaatgcaaaaaataaaatatataacgtttaaaatatttagtaattcaaagagtatttatatttaagaactgattagtaaaataagatgatatataagtattaatattacaaaaagaatttacaataactttttttaataaaaattgaaattataaaattttacaatatttttagtaattagtatttcaaataataaaacttaaaaaaatcgtttgtaaattcaaaacttataagataagaaatacatttacaatagcagactattgtttagaatattaaatataatattaaagagtaattagtaggttaatttttgtttttgtttgctagtttaaaaagctttttaaaagaactttaattcattttcatgtatcatcagtaattgcttaagttttgttttaaactggtttaaagaataattagatttcagctcattatttaatattgtattccaCAGCTTAGGACCTCGGTTAGCAATTGAGAATTTGGTTGCTGAATAAtgtgttttggattgaatgtaattgttttttgaaaatctggtagggtatatgtggtttattttttcaaaaagtgaattaaataacattggtgatatttttttatcaagtttaaacatgaagataagaatatggtaaaggtttagtttatatacatttagaatattaagtttattaaataatgtttgagTGTGAGAGAAACGGTCTACGTTTGTaattatccttatagcctgtttttgtttactaaacagtttttttacttttgttgcgtttgtgctgcaccaagcaacgtttgcataatttaagtagcaatgaattaaagaaaaatataagttttttaaacaagatagatttaaaaactgcttggctttatacaaaacacctatattttttgatattttattttcaattagaccTATGTGGTCCCTCCAggttaaattttcatccagaaccacacctaaaaattttattgattgctctctttttaataatgcgttatcaataaaaagatcaggaagttttaatggaatatcttgttttttatgaagacgatggaacaaagtgtatttggatttattgatgttcaaagatagtttgtttgatttgaacCATTGGGTTCATCTCTGATATCATCTCTGATAAACTTGTATAATTGCTCACAGACAGAGATGaatttatatgattttaaattttctcttttcaaatatttgagcATTCGTACATTTTCTTCTTCACAGATTTGTCCAACATAATGAATCGTTTTCTTTTTCGTATCAAATTTAACGAGAACAAAATCCTCCACATTCAGTGAATCAAAGTCAAAGTTCAGGTCTGATGATTCAACTATCTGTTGAGAAGATATCACGTCAAGATCATTTTCACTGTCATCACTTTCAAGCAGTGGTAGGCCATCAATATTATCAGAATCATTGGAAAGTTCCATTGGCTCATCGTCTTCAACGGCTGCActtgtagcattttttttcttgatacaTTTTATCTTTCGAAGCCTCAACTCTTCCTCAAACTCATCATCGGATTCTTCAAACTGAAGTCTTGTAGGAGCACTTTTTGTTTTAGGTTTTGTTGtggtcttttttaaatttttttgaacagttgaaacttttttttggtcggtttttttgttttgtttttttcttttgctaaaCAAATCTCATTTCGAACTGGAGTGTCTGtcaaaattcttgttttttgttgcctacttttaaattatttttttctggcTGGAGCCTTCGGAAAGGGTCTCAGAACTTCAGGTGTTATGACATTCCGGATTGCTGTTACGGCAACAGATAATCCTGCTTCGGCAACAGATGGTCCTGCTAATTCAGAAGAGTCTCGCTCATCTAAGCTAGCCATTTCCTGCTGATTTTCATCGGGGTTCGATACAATAGTTTTTGTAATATCTGCAATGATTTCTGGATGTTCAACAGTAGGAGGAGTAGGTTCTGGACGATCGGTCACTGATGCTGCCAGAAATTCGTCAGCTGTGAAAATGTCCGGGTTAAATGGTTTGATTCCGGCAACTTTAAATCCTGACTCAAtgtttgattttgtaaaaactttaccATATGCTTCACACACAATCGGAACAATGTCATAAATAGTCATCGGTCTCGGACTGCTGACTAGCCAATTGCCACATGCCGCATTGTAATACCTCTTCAGAGGCCCATACACAGATCTGTCCAACGGTTGCAGCTTGTGACTACAGTGTGGTGGAAATCTAAGCATAGTTATTCCGTTTTCTCTCGCCAAATCGAGGGCTGCCACAGATATATGACTCTCGTGGTTGTCTAACACAAGAAGAACTTTGGACCCTTTCGAACAGTGCAAATGTTTGATGAAATGTTTTAACCATTCGACAAAAATCTCTGATGTCATCCAACCAGATGGATTAGCAAATCCTACGCATCCAGATGGGCCATCTTTGATCATAAAATCCCGAATCTTCACCCTTTGGAAAAACGAACAGTGGTAGTATGGAATTGCCGATCGCATTTACAGCACAGCAAGCTGTCACGAGAGTTCCTCTTTCTGCCGATGTTATTACTACCTACTTGTTTGACACCTTTACTAGCAATAACTTTGACAGGTTTTTGTACGGTTGTTAGTCCCGTTTCGTCTACATTGTAAATGCTTTCTGGACCAAACTGATGACGTTCCCGCACTTCCCGGAGATTCCGAAAAAATTTACTAACAGAGAATCTGTTGAATGCTGTCGCTCTTGCAAAGCTGGTGGCTTCTGGTGCTCGTAGAAATAACTCTGGTTTTCTTTTCATAAAGCTCTGTAACCAATCGATGCCTGCCGTTTTGTTCTTGATCCATAAATCCGgacaaactttattattagcAACAGCCATTTCATATGCTAATTGGCgagttgtttttgttgaaagaCCATAGTTCATCTTAGACGCTTGAAGCAAATAATTTGATAACGAATTTTCCTCTTCTTCTGTATATACGGATTAAGCCGTTGCTTTTTAACATATCTTTTCAGTGTCATACGATCGACACCAAACTCTCGAGCAACTTGGTTGTTAGGcctgtttttcaataaaacttcaTTTACAGCGGCTCTCATGGTTTCTGGAGGTATCATTCCTCTATCTGTCTTTCGAATTCTACTTCTTACCATTTTCAGTCAATACCAAatctaaaatattgaaaacaaattcaaaaacatttttaggaTTTGATGCAATATGATACAAATTAATGTCTATCaaaaattcaacaaatttaaatcgagtattattactatatctttatagaataatattacctttttatataaatgttattaattttatttatctagcaaataaaaatattagttcttTGTGCAATGAATCCATttcaatagttattttaatgtaatCAAATACACAAAAACCAGATCAAATTAAACatgtattattataattttagtatGGGGCACCTTGATCCTCAGATCAACCAGCCCCATGTTAGAGAGATCAAGGAACCCCTATAGGTATACATCATGTAATAATGGCTGTATCTCGCCGATAAATAACATGCGACGCCAAAATCATACCATAAAACATAGGTCAATAAAACACATAGGGACTCCAGttgatattttacaaatatttaacatagtaacaaaaatatataaataattctcaTGTTCATCAAATTTACCTTTTATCgcaaaaatcaaacttttatttcttaaaattcgtaaaattattttttttgcaaaacaacaACGAAAATAAATAGCCGGAAGTCTATGCGGATAGCAACTTATGACGTCACGcagatataattataaatagatGGTGTAGCGCAAAAAGATCAAGCTGCCCCACAGATCAAGGTGCCCCTATCTCCCCTACAAATAAATTCAGTacattgtctttttaaaaaaggtaaagcgtctttaaaaaaagaaactaactcgacaaaaatctttttcggatttaaattgtataaatactGTCCGCTCCGTTACTGGATCATTACCATACGGCATTAATGTGAAGAAAGTCGTGGTCGCTCACAACATCATTTGCTTCAATCAACAAGATATTCAAATTTTCATCGAAACTAACCAGATTAATAATATAGTTGCTTAAATGTTGAAATTGGTAATCATTAACATCCATTGCATTGGCtgaagtaataattaaaaagaaattcacGGAagtacttaaaataaatttaattaataggGCAAAGTGACCAATTAATGgccacaatttttttataaaatgtcgtGTAGGATGTCTTAAACTAAtggtgacttttttttttatactgctTTATTAATGACCAACGCCTACACCTTAtacaaaccttttttatttttaaaacatttttaattcagataaaaatgtatttaaactgagattttaaatttgtacCAATTATTGGCCGGGTAGATCAAATAATAGCCagcaaattaaaaaacgttATCTATTATGAGCCACTTACATGACCTAAAATCAATATATCTAAGAATGCTTATATATCGAAAAGTATTATTCAGACAGATGATTAAAGCCTAATAATGAACTAGGATCTACTTTAAAGAGCTACAAaccaagataatttttttataagtaaaatattctATACTTcggttaaaaatattattttggttgatattaaacaaaaaaacttaaacagtttttatttgttattcaaataaaaagatctagtaaataaaaattctatcaaaaaggaaatacaaaataagttaagaaactttttaattacttttatagaaaatcaagcataaaacaaattttaaataaaaaaataactttagcaCATAGCTGTTATAAGATTTCAACTAGCATTTAATAATGCAATTTTCAATATATGTACAATAAGCTTTACAATAATATGTTAgaagttttgataatattaaaaaaagaagaagttttcacaatatattgataataaatttgataataatctgtTGATAATAATCTATTTACATTTGCTCATTATCGATGGAGATAATTGCATTATCTGGTACTTTAATACAGATATTTTGATTATCTGAAGAGATTTGAATTCCAATATCTTAGGAGTTGAACTGAATTTTCTCATTCTAACTGAGCTAGCTTTTTTAGATAGCTTTTGTATCTCTTTCTCCTGTTTTTGTTgtgctttattttctttttctttttgttttttcaattttttctcttCAGCTGCTgcgactttctttttttttcttctcctcATCATTTACTTTAGATTGCATTGCTTCTTGAGaagttaatacaaaatatttttgagcctTTTTTTCGATTTTCTTTTGACTTGATAGTATATATCTTTGGATAAGGCAAAATATTATTGTCACTATCATTATTTGAATGGTTTGTACACAACATAATTGGTGTCAGACTAGGTTGAACAATGGCTTTAATTGGCATCTGATTACAATCATTAGTggttttatttggaaaaaaactagattgcCCAGTTGTTTCATTTGGCACAGGAACTTGCTGAATAATAGTTTCATTTAGAAATGGAATAGTAACTATAGATTCATTTGGCATCGGAACAGAGTCATCTATTTCTAAAATGGTATTTGTACATGAAATCTGTTTcagtttaaattctttatataatttataacaagGGATCTGGGATGTCGTAGCCATTTTGAATACagaaattaaaagttgtaaactGCTCATGAGTCAAATGGGTATCCCATATCAAAGAAATATTGTCAAGgtttatcaaattattatctattttagATTCAGACATATTTCCAGGTTTATTAACTAATTCTACTTCAAAATCAACTTCCTCTTCTATTGCATATTCTGATCTTGTTATTTTAGTGTCAGTTTTGATTGGATGAAGACTTGATTCAAGCAGATCATTTGAGTCAAGTAGCTGTTGAATGAAATAGATAGAATTAGGCAAGTAAGCTATGCTTGGAACAGCAGACGGATTGTATGGAAAAATGCTATATGATCGAAACCCTGAAATAATATTAGCAGCTGTGAGAGCTTGATCCCAGGCTTTCCTAAAAAGGCCACAAAAAGTTGACTTGTCAATAGTAACTCCAGGATATTCATTCATTAATTCATGACATGTTTGATTATAATAGGTTTTAAGAGGACCAAATACTGTGCGATCTAGAGGCTGGAGCCAATGCGAACAATGCGCTGGCATTTtgacaatataaatgttattttcgATTGCAACAGACAATAACTCAACAAAGCTATGAGAATCGTGACCATCAACTATGAGAATTTGTGGCCTATCTCTACCTATGTTAGGCAAGAAAGTATTAGTGAACCAAAGAAATGCAATTCCTTGCTTTGTCCTACCTGTCTCACTAAAACTCCTGCCTGATGGTGCATTTGCAGTATTAAAAGAATGAAGAGATCTAGCCGTTTTACCTTTTGCTACCAAATGTGGAGGTACTAAACCACCTGCAGCATTTACAGCAGCAATAATGGTTATGGTTTCACGTTTTCCAGATGTGCGAGATTGAAGGTGTTTTGTACCtctttttgcaattattttagGAGGATTAAAATCCATCTGTAGCCCAGACTCATCCATGTTCGAAATTAATGAAGGCTTTAAAAGGGCACGAGTGTCACTCAAAACTTCATGCAGCGAATAgaaatatttagcaacttttGGCATAGACATGCATTGATGACGGACTGATGAAGTACCTTCAGGCTTtcgcaaaacaaaatttttatgtcGCTGATTAAATAAGCGCCACCATTTTTCTGAAGGAGTTGAACGTTTAAACTTTCAATTGTGCTTTGTGGCTAAATCtgatgcatattttttaaattgtctctTTCCAAATCCAAATCCAAGTTCAGCTCTTGTTGTGGCATATTCAACAAGTTTTAGCTCTAAATTCATTGATAATATTGGGCTAGGTCCGAGGTTGACACCATGAACTGAATTACCTTTAAGATATTTACCAAGGGTTGACCGAGGAATACTAAGTTGTGCTGCAGCTTCTCGTTGCGACATTAAACTATTTTGAACAGCTGCAATTGTATTTTTCATACCTCTGTTGGACCACTGAAATCTCTTTACATTAGTCACTTTCTGGTTcaactttgaattaaaactaGAGGCAGTGTTCTTTTTAATCTTGTTATTCCTTTTTGCGATTTTCGTGGTTTTTCCCATAATTACTCAAATTAACTAAAAGATAGAGAATACTGACTACATTGTTATGATAATGTGTTTACATTAGATTTTTGTAAGGTTATATACGGATACCACaaacaaatacatatacaaGCATAAAGTATGCTTATCATACATATCTATACATCAATGTAACAGAAATAGCATACATAAGTACAATGGTTAAATACAACATAATACTTATAATACATAATACTTAGTGagcattaaattaaatatacaaaatatatttgttttaaattgttatgtagctagtaaatattaataataataatttttgtttatttgtattatataaattataaaatacaaaccattactttaaatatttacaaacattaaaacaaataaaattacatacttGCAGACATAATAAACCGTTAAAATAAATACTGTAAAGTAAATACTAATTATACGTAGTATTTATACATGTTAAAGTAAATACTGATTATAGTTAATATAAGCCTTATATTAACTATAATCAGTATTTACTTTACCATGTATAAACACtaagtataattataataaggaTACAATTAGGACATATAAGTTATTAGAACTTTTATAATAAGGACATATAAGTCCAATTTATTGTGACACAATTTgtgtttaaactttatacacaataaattaaactattgtCCTAATAATAGCCACGTAATAATTCGATATTAAAAATAGGAGCCTAGGGTGTCCCATTCCCGCAAAATTTTCGAATTACCACTCCAACTTTTAAATTGAGGTTTAGactaagataaaaataatatttaccatgtattttgaaaaaatataaaaatttaagggtCCCccacttaaaaaaagttaaaaaaaccattttttatcgtcttttttgagtatttttgtttaaattgttaacaaatttATTCCGTAACAACTTCAACTTTTCACACAATAATATTTACTATCTTATTTATACTGTATAAAAAATtcgacttaaaaaaaattaatttaagggTCCCCCCCCAATTAAACAGTAAAGTTGTTTTACGCATTTTAACTTCTGCTATTGTAAGAATAAAACAATTagcattgtttaaaaataaatcaaatattcattaaattttcttttcgtCCTTGAAGAGAAGCTCGTTTGCGATGACCCTCCACTATTTGAAGTAGCAGTTGAAGCTGCGCGGGgtcttttactttatttttaaagtcttgTATAAGTTTTACACCTCTCTCGGCGCAGTCATTCACAACTTGACAATACTTAACAACACTTTTTACATAGTTGTAGTCTTTCATCTTCACCCAGTGCTCGACAGGAAGTTGCATCCAATCTACCTGGTTTGCAGTCATCTTGATTAGATTAAATAGTAGACAGGAACGAGGACCAATTAAAGAGGCAAAAGAAGGTATGTTGTCGCCATCGACTTTCGGAAAAGACGGTTTTCCAGGCTTTATTTCTTCACTTCTTTGGGTGTCATACAACTTCAATGCCATATCAGATCTTTCAATAGGCAAAATTTCATCATCAAACATTGCGAAGATAACTAACTCTTCAGTTAAATACCAAAGGTGCCTGCTGCAAGACTGAATAGCTGCATCAGAAGTGATTTTGTCTGTATCACGGTACCACTGCATATCGGCGATGTATTGACGATCAACTTTTGGTGCAATAACTGAGATGCGACTTTGTAAAAAAGCCTTTGCGTGAAACAGAGCAATAAAATTAgctattctttttaatttatgacGTTGATCCAGGTCGAGCGATGTAATCCGTTGATCCAGCATGACAAGTTTCAAGATGTACAGCTCATTGTGCATAAATCTTGCACGATGATGCGCAACCGGTTTTTGGAAGTTAAACATTTTACCTTTTGGCAAGTCACCTCCAAGATAATGAACTGTTAGTTCAATCAGTTCTTGATAATCGGCCCTTGGAAAAATATTCTCCTAAAGGCACCTACTAGCCCAGTTCAGAACAATTGTTGCCTGGCGATGAATAGGATGGTTCTCTTCCGgccaatcaaattttttatatctgtaGGTTCGGGAGAAATAGAATCCCAAATGTCTTGAAGCATTTTCAAAATTGGCTCGATAGGTCCGTTATGACTTCCATTAACTGCATCCCAGACGTGACGAACATGCAGTTCGTAAACATGATGGCGACAAGCTTTCCACAACAGTGCATGACCAACTTCTTTCTCAACCAGTGCT
This portion of the Hydra vulgaris chromosome 13, alternate assembly HydraT2T_AEP genome encodes:
- the LOC136089760 gene encoding uncharacterized protein LOC136089760; this encodes MSMPKVAKYFYSLHEVLSDTRALLKPSLISNMDESGLQMDFNPPKIIAKRGTKHLQSRTSGKRETITIIAAVNAAGGLVPPHLVAKGKTARSLHSFNTANAPSGRSFSETGRTKQGIAFLWFTNTFLPNIGRDRPQILIVDGHDSHSFVELLSVAIENNIYIVKMPAHCSHWLQPLDRTVFGPLKTYYNQTCHELMNEYPGVTIDKSTFCGLFRKAWDQALTAANIISGFRSYSIFPYNPSAVPSIAYLPNSIYFIQQLLDSNDLLESSLHPIKTDTKITRSEYAIEEEVDFEVELVNKPGNMSESKIDNNLINLDNISLIWDTHLTHEQFTTFNFCIQNGYDIPDPLL